A single genomic interval of Burkholderia cepacia ATCC 25416 harbors:
- a CDS encoding MFS transporter — MKTLSPDAALPPDGRASAFARSTLVALVVFAAITPLLLLVAPAVAGQLAMQLGLSASQIGTYFFVELGAFSLATVPSYLWLGRIDARRVAAFAIALFGAGNLLTALWMPGFVALLALRAVTALGGGSLMVLCMTSAATSENSDRVYGLWVVGQLIAGAIGLFVLPHVFAAFGLRALYVALAGLALLAAPLSRGFPSSLGARTAPAQHARGAAARTPQGLIVLAIGAVLTFYLAIGSVWTFASRAAAEAGLDPQSTGNVLAIASVMGIAGAALASCAGGRLARRAMLTAGYALLAASLVALAVMRQAGGYSAAIFAFKFAWTFVLPFTLATVAQIDTSGRLVATLNFVIGAGLAAGPLLAGLMLDAGGTMHALFTAATAVAIVSFAALRHIDRRTHASVSSQP, encoded by the coding sequence ATGAAAACCCTGTCCCCGGATGCCGCACTCCCGCCCGACGGCCGCGCATCGGCCTTCGCGCGCTCGACGCTCGTCGCGCTCGTCGTGTTCGCGGCCATCACGCCGCTGCTGCTGCTCGTCGCGCCCGCCGTCGCCGGCCAGCTCGCGATGCAGCTCGGGCTGTCCGCCTCGCAGATCGGCACCTACTTCTTCGTCGAACTCGGTGCGTTCAGCCTCGCGACCGTGCCGTCGTACCTGTGGCTCGGTCGCATCGACGCACGCCGCGTGGCCGCGTTCGCCATCGCGCTGTTCGGCGCGGGCAACCTGCTGACCGCGCTGTGGATGCCGGGCTTCGTCGCGCTGCTCGCACTGCGCGCCGTGACCGCGCTCGGCGGCGGTTCACTGATGGTGCTCTGCATGACGAGCGCCGCAACGAGCGAGAACAGCGACCGCGTGTACGGCCTGTGGGTCGTCGGCCAGTTGATCGCGGGCGCGATCGGCCTGTTCGTGCTGCCGCATGTATTCGCGGCATTCGGGCTGCGCGCGCTGTACGTCGCGCTCGCCGGGCTCGCGCTGCTCGCCGCGCCGCTGTCGCGCGGCTTCCCGTCATCGCTGGGCGCGCGAACCGCGCCTGCGCAACACGCGCGCGGCGCGGCGGCACGGACGCCGCAAGGCTTGATCGTGCTCGCGATCGGCGCGGTGCTGACGTTCTATCTCGCGATCGGCAGCGTGTGGACGTTCGCGAGCCGCGCCGCGGCCGAAGCCGGGCTCGATCCGCAGTCGACCGGCAACGTACTCGCGATCGCGAGCGTGATGGGCATCGCCGGCGCGGCGCTTGCGTCGTGCGCGGGCGGCCGGCTCGCGCGGCGCGCCATGCTGACGGCCGGTTACGCGCTGCTGGCGGCCTCGCTCGTCGCGCTCGCCGTGATGCGGCAAGCCGGCGGTTACAGCGCGGCGATCTTCGCGTTCAAGTTCGCGTGGACGTTCGTCCTGCCGTTCACCCTCGCGACCGTCGCGCAGATCGATACGTCGGGCCGCCTCGTGGCCACGCTCAATTTCGTGATCGGCGCCGGCCTCGCTGCCGGCCCGTTGCTCGCCGGGCTGATGCTCGACGCCGGCGGCACGATGCACGCGCTGTTCACGGCCGCGACGGCCGTCGCGATCGTGTCTTTCGCCGCGCTGCGCCACATCGATCGCCGCACGCACGCCTCCGTTTCCTCCCAACCGTGA
- a CDS encoding class II histone deacetylase, producing MNRTAFFTDERTFWHTGGTHALFFPVGGWVQPPSSAGYAESPDSKRRFLSLVQASGLAAQLDLCGAEPATTADLLRIHPAHYLDAFRALSDANGGDLGDLAPFGKGSYEIAALSAGLAIAAVDTVVGERAVNAFSLSRPPGHHCLRDRPMGFCMLANIPIAIEAARAKHGIERVAVIDWDVHHGNGTQSIYYDDPDTLTISLHQDRCFPPGYSGADDRGEGAGVGANLNVPLLAGSGDDAYRYAFERIVLPALARFRPELIVIASGLDASAVDPLARMQLHTDSYRFMTRAVKDAAQRHCGGRLVIVHEGGYSEAYVPFCGLAIVEELAGIRTDVADPMLDLAIAQQPGERFVAFQRGLLDELAASFGL from the coding sequence ATGAATCGCACTGCCTTTTTTACCGACGAACGCACTTTCTGGCACACCGGCGGCACGCATGCGCTGTTCTTCCCGGTCGGCGGCTGGGTCCAGCCGCCGTCGAGCGCGGGCTACGCGGAATCACCCGATTCGAAGCGCCGTTTCCTGTCGCTCGTGCAGGCCTCGGGCCTGGCCGCGCAGCTCGACCTGTGCGGCGCCGAACCGGCAACGACCGCCGACCTGCTGCGCATTCATCCCGCGCACTATCTCGACGCGTTCCGCGCACTCAGCGACGCGAACGGCGGCGACCTCGGCGATCTCGCGCCGTTCGGCAAAGGGAGCTACGAGATCGCCGCGCTGTCTGCCGGCCTTGCGATCGCGGCCGTCGATACGGTCGTCGGCGAGCGCGCGGTCAATGCGTTCTCGCTGTCGCGGCCGCCCGGTCACCACTGCCTGCGCGATCGCCCGATGGGCTTCTGCATGCTGGCGAACATCCCGATCGCGATCGAGGCCGCCCGCGCGAAACACGGCATCGAGCGCGTCGCGGTGATCGACTGGGACGTGCATCACGGCAACGGCACGCAGTCGATCTACTACGACGATCCGGACACGCTGACGATCTCGCTGCACCAGGACCGCTGCTTCCCGCCCGGCTATAGCGGCGCGGACGATCGCGGCGAAGGCGCGGGCGTCGGCGCGAACCTGAACGTGCCGCTGCTCGCGGGCAGCGGCGACGATGCCTATCGCTACGCGTTCGAGCGGATCGTGCTGCCGGCGCTGGCGCGTTTCCGGCCCGAGCTGATCGTCATCGCCAGCGGCCTCGACGCGAGCGCGGTCGATCCGCTCGCGCGCATGCAGTTGCATACCGACAGCTACCGGTTCATGACGCGTGCGGTGAAGGATGCCGCGCAGCGCCATTGCGGCGGGCGGCTCGTGATCGTTCACGAAGGCGGCTATTCGGAGGCGTACGTACCGTTCTGCGGGCTCGCGATCGTCGAGGAACTGGCCGGCATTCGTACCGACGTCGCCGATCCTATGCTCGACCTCGCGATCGCGCAGCAGCCGGGCGAACGGTTCGTCGCGTTCCAGCGCGGGCTGCTCGACGAACTGGCGGCGTCGTTCGGGTTGTAA
- the hpnD gene encoding presqualene diphosphate synthase HpnD, which produces MNFDDYCQQKAAPAGSSVYYALRQAPLATQPRLTALFALRRELEETVKETSDPTVGHTKLAWWHKELAALADGQPSHPVTKALAQHHPAITAEADALRTLVNGYGMDLEQARYLDFANLQRYIAQVGGTFASLVARASSANPADPQPWAADAGRALMLAQFVQELGNDARHGRIYLPIDELQRYNVTAADLLNRRYSPAFTELLQFQTARAREALAAAEAAIPASGRRAQRTLRAQIALAGALLDEIERDDYQVLHQRIALTPIRKLWIAWRAARRR; this is translated from the coding sequence GTGAACTTCGACGACTACTGTCAGCAAAAGGCCGCCCCTGCGGGCTCCAGCGTCTACTACGCGTTGCGTCAGGCGCCGCTCGCCACGCAACCGCGCCTGACCGCGCTGTTCGCATTGCGCCGCGAACTCGAGGAAACCGTCAAGGAAACCAGCGACCCGACCGTCGGACACACGAAGCTCGCGTGGTGGCACAAGGAACTCGCGGCGCTGGCCGACGGACAGCCGTCGCATCCGGTCACGAAGGCGCTCGCGCAGCATCACCCGGCGATCACCGCCGAAGCCGACGCGTTGCGCACGCTCGTCAACGGCTACGGGATGGATCTCGAACAGGCGCGCTACCTCGATTTCGCGAATCTGCAGCGCTACATCGCGCAGGTCGGCGGCACCTTCGCGTCGCTGGTCGCGCGCGCCAGTTCGGCGAACCCGGCCGACCCGCAGCCGTGGGCCGCGGACGCCGGCCGCGCGCTGATGCTCGCGCAGTTCGTGCAGGAACTCGGCAACGACGCGCGCCACGGCCGCATCTACCTGCCGATCGACGAACTGCAGCGCTACAACGTGACGGCGGCCGACCTGCTGAACCGTCGCTACAGCCCCGCGTTCACCGAGCTGCTGCAATTCCAGACGGCACGGGCGCGCGAAGCGCTTGCGGCCGCCGAAGCGGCGATCCCCGCATCCGGGCGCCGCGCACAGCGCACGCTGCGCGCGCAGATCGCACTGGCCGGCGCGCTGCTCGACGAAATCGAGCGCGACGACTACCAGGTGCTGCACCAGCGCATTGCGCTGACGCCGATCCGCAAGCTGTGGATCGCGTGGCGCGCCGCGCGCCGCCGCTGA
- a CDS encoding DUF1501 domain-containing protein, with product MNRRDFLTLTGAAAAAGVSLWQAPAMAATGRQPAAGYANVLILVELKGGNDGLNTVVPYADPLYYQFRRSIGIKREQVLQLDAHTGLHPSLAPLMPLWRDGQVAVVQGVGYPQPNLSHFRSIEIWDTASRSDQYLHEGWLTRTFAQAPVPPGFAADGVVLGSAEMGPLANGARAIALVNPAQFIRAARLAEPSSLREQNPALAHIIDVENDIVKAADRLRPRGGMREFRTAFPAGAFGTSVKTAMQVLAACEASGPGAQDGVAVLRLTLNGFDTHQNQPGQQAALLKQFAEGMSAMRGALIELGRWNQTLVMTYAEFGRRVRENQSNGTDHGTAAPHFVMGGRVAGGLYGAPPALGRLDGNGNLPVAVDFRQLYATVLGPWWGLDATRVLQQRFDTLPLLKA from the coding sequence ATGAACCGACGTGATTTTCTGACGCTGACGGGCGCCGCGGCCGCAGCCGGCGTGTCGCTGTGGCAGGCGCCCGCGATGGCTGCGACCGGACGTCAGCCGGCGGCAGGGTATGCGAACGTGCTGATCCTCGTCGAGCTGAAGGGCGGCAACGATGGCCTCAACACGGTGGTGCCGTATGCCGATCCGCTGTATTACCAGTTCCGGCGCAGCATCGGCATCAAGCGCGAGCAGGTGCTGCAACTCGACGCGCACACGGGGCTGCATCCGTCGCTCGCGCCGCTGATGCCGCTGTGGCGTGACGGGCAGGTCGCGGTCGTGCAGGGCGTCGGTTATCCGCAGCCGAACCTGTCGCATTTCCGCTCGATCGAGATCTGGGATACCGCGTCACGCTCCGACCAGTACCTGCACGAAGGCTGGCTCACGCGGACGTTCGCGCAGGCGCCGGTGCCGCCCGGGTTCGCGGCGGACGGCGTCGTGCTCGGCAGCGCCGAGATGGGGCCGCTCGCGAACGGCGCGCGCGCGATCGCGCTCGTCAATCCCGCGCAGTTCATCCGTGCGGCCCGCCTCGCCGAGCCGTCGTCGCTGCGCGAACAGAACCCCGCGCTCGCACACATCATCGACGTCGAGAACGACATCGTGAAGGCCGCCGACCGGCTGCGCCCGCGCGGCGGGATGCGCGAATTCCGGACGGCTTTTCCGGCCGGCGCGTTCGGCACGTCGGTGAAGACCGCGATGCAGGTGCTGGCCGCGTGCGAAGCGTCCGGGCCCGGCGCGCAGGATGGTGTCGCGGTGCTGCGCCTGACGCTCAACGGCTTCGACACGCACCAGAACCAGCCGGGGCAGCAGGCCGCGCTGCTCAAGCAGTTCGCGGAAGGGATGAGCGCGATGCGCGGCGCATTGATCGAACTCGGGCGCTGGAACCAGACGCTCGTGATGACGTATGCGGAATTCGGGCGGCGCGTGCGGGAGAACCAGAGCAACGGCACCGATCACGGCACGGCCGCGCCGCATTTCGTGATGGGCGGTCGCGTGGCCGGCGGGCTGTACGGCGCACCGCCGGCGCTCGGGCGGCTCGACGGCAACGGCAACCTGCCGGTCGCGGTCGATTTCCGCCAGCTTTATGCGACCGTGCTCGGGCCGTGGTGGGGGCTCGATGCGACGCGCGTGCTGCAGCAGCGCTTCGACACGCTGCCGTTGTTGAAGGCGTGA
- a CDS encoding DUF1800 domain-containing protein produces the protein MKANAAAPAPSPAMQSPLDADDALFFLSRTGFSPAPADVARIVGMTRAQVVADTLGSVRREPVTTWPDWIAELPPTRAQRQALTPDMRRDEQRERNVRYDALRAAWVNEMIVTPSPLTERMTLFWHGHFTSGQDKVPYPQTMAAQNALFRREALGNFGVLLHAVAKDPAMLQYLDGASNRKGRPNENFAREVMELFTLGEGHYTQYDVTEAARAMTGWTVDPDTLRFEVRPEWHDAGDKTILGETGPFDGDGFLDILLKQPGTARFIAGKLWREFVSDTPDPGALDAVAERFRSSGYDIRAALAALWSTDAFWDPRNRGVLVKSPAEFVVGSVRLFDVAYGDPQMLANTVRTLGQNLFYPPNVKGWPGGALWINSTTLLARKQFVEQLFRATETAGMHPPARAMVPPPNVRAHATPVVDAASAAGMRAAPARPARGGLRFDLERWLAQYRARPQAIAGLSTELQLQHAVLQLSPVAAIDTDSTGSAYLEALLMDPAYQLK, from the coding sequence ATGAAAGCGAACGCTGCCGCACCGGCGCCGTCGCCCGCCATGCAGTCGCCGCTCGACGCCGACGATGCATTGTTTTTCCTGAGCCGTACCGGTTTTTCTCCCGCGCCCGCCGATGTTGCGCGCATCGTCGGCATGACGCGCGCGCAGGTCGTGGCCGACACGCTCGGCAGTGTTCGGCGCGAGCCCGTCACGACGTGGCCGGACTGGATCGCCGAGTTGCCACCGACGCGCGCGCAACGCCAGGCGCTGACCCCCGACATGCGGCGCGACGAGCAGCGCGAGCGCAATGTCCGCTACGATGCGTTGCGCGCGGCCTGGGTCAACGAGATGATCGTCACGCCGTCGCCGCTGACCGAGCGCATGACGCTGTTCTGGCACGGGCACTTCACGTCGGGGCAGGACAAGGTGCCTTACCCGCAGACGATGGCCGCACAGAACGCGCTGTTTCGCCGCGAGGCGCTCGGCAACTTCGGCGTGCTGCTGCACGCGGTCGCGAAGGATCCGGCGATGCTTCAGTATCTCGACGGCGCGAGCAATCGCAAGGGCCGCCCGAACGAGAACTTCGCACGCGAGGTGATGGAACTGTTCACGCTCGGCGAAGGGCATTACACGCAATACGACGTGACCGAAGCCGCGCGCGCGATGACGGGCTGGACGGTCGATCCCGACACGCTGCGCTTCGAGGTGCGGCCGGAATGGCACGATGCGGGCGACAAGACGATCCTCGGCGAAACCGGGCCGTTCGATGGCGACGGCTTTCTCGACATCCTGCTGAAGCAGCCCGGCACCGCGCGCTTCATCGCCGGCAAGCTGTGGCGCGAGTTCGTGTCGGATACGCCCGATCCGGGCGCGCTCGATGCGGTGGCCGAGCGGTTTCGCTCGAGCGGCTACGACATTCGCGCGGCGCTCGCCGCGCTGTGGTCGACCGACGCCTTCTGGGACCCGCGCAATCGCGGCGTGCTCGTCAAGTCGCCGGCGGAATTCGTCGTCGGCTCGGTGCGGCTGTTCGACGTTGCGTACGGCGATCCGCAGATGCTTGCGAACACCGTGCGCACGCTCGGGCAGAACCTGTTCTATCCGCCGAACGTGAAGGGCTGGCCGGGCGGCGCGCTGTGGATCAACAGCACCACGCTGCTTGCGCGCAAGCAGTTCGTCGAGCAACTGTTCCGCGCGACCGAGACGGCCGGCATGCACCCGCCGGCGCGTGCGATGGTGCCGCCGCCGAATGTCCGCGCGCACGCGACGCCGGTGGTCGATGCGGCGTCCGCCGCCGGCATGCGCGCGGCGCCTGCCAGGCCCGCGCGCGGCGGCCTGCGTTTCGACCTCGAACGCTGGCTCGCGCAATATCGCGCGCGGCCGCAGGCGATCGCGGGCTTGTCGACCGAGCTTCAGTTGCAGCACGCGGTGCTGCAGCTTTCGCCGGTCGCGGCGATCGACACGGATTCGACCGGCAGCGCGTATCTCGAGGCGCTGCTGATGGATCCGGCCTATCAACTGAAATGA